The following is a genomic window from Streptomyces chrestomyceticus JCM 4735.
TGCACCACCGCTGGGCCACCGCCGTCGCCGGCGCCCGGGGCGGCAGCGGCCCCGCCGACCCCGACCCGGCCCCGTACGCGGACAACCTGCTCGGCCGCTGGTCGGAGCCGCAGCGCCGGTACCACACGACCGGTCACCTCCTCGCCGTGCTGGACCGCATCGACGAGCTGGCCGTGCACGCGACCGACCTGGACGCCGGGGTCCCCGTGGACTGGGACACCGTCCGCCTCGCCGCCTGGTTCCACGACGCGGTCTACCGGCCCGAACGCTCCGAGAACGAGGAGCGCAGCGCCGCCCTCGCCGAGCGCGCGCTGCCCGAGCTGGGCATCGACGCCGCATGTACGGCCGAGGTCGCCCGCCTCGTACGCCTCACCGCGGGCCACGACCCGGCGCCCGACGACCACAACGGCGCCGCCCTGTGCGACGCGGACCTGGCGGTCCTGGCCGGAGCGCCCGAGCAGTACGCGGCCTACGCCGCCGCCGTCCGCGAGGAGTACGGGTTCGTGCCGGACCGGGAGTTCCGCGCTGGGCGCGCCGAGGTGCTGCGGCACCTCCTGGACATGGCGAGCCTGTACCGGACGCCGTACGGCAAGCAGCAGTGGGAGCGGGTGGCCCGCCGCAACCTGACCACCGAGCTGGAACTGCTCACCACCGGGTAGCGGCCGCCGCCGTCGTGCCGCGCGGCGTCGGCCGGTCCGTGCGCCGCGCGCGCCGCAGGGCACGGCCCTCGGCCCGGTACCAGCGGCACGCCACGACAGCCGCCAGCGCCAACTCGACGGCATCACCGCCGTAGTACATGACCTGCGAGGCCAGGTGCAGGTCGGCGGCGGCGAAGGACGTGCCGGGCGGGCCCGCCGCGTACAGGGACTTGGCGAGAACGGCGTGCGCCGCGCCCGCCGCCAGCAGCACGGCCGCCCGCAGGGCCATGCCGGGGCGGTGGCGTACGGGGTCCAGGGCGAGCAGCCCGAAGGAGAACAGGACGCCGGCAAGCAGGATGTGCAGGTGCACGGCCGCGTTCAGCCAAGCGCTGTGGTGGCTGACGGACAGCAGCGGGGTGCGGTACAGCAGCCACAGCCCGCCGAAGTCGAGCAGGGCCGCCACCGGCGGCAGCACCGGAACCGCCGCCCAGCGCGCGCGGGTCAGGGCGACGAGGCCGCGGCGTACGGGTACGGGCGCGGCGCGCAGGGTCAGCGTCAGGGGGCGGCCGAGGACCAGGAGCAGCGGCGCCACCATGCCCACGCACAGGTGGGTGAGCATGTGCGCGGTGAACGGCGGAGCGCTGCCCCAGGGCTCGGCGACGCCCGCCACCAGGACCGCACCGCCCGCGCAGAACAGCGCGTCGCGCCCGTACGGCCAGGCGTCCCCGCGAGCGCGCAGCCGGGCCGCCGCCGCCAGATACGCGAGGCAGCCGAGTACGGCGGCGGTGGTGACGGCCGCGGTGAAGGCCGGGGGCAGGGCGGCAGCCGTCATCGGCTGCGCGAGGTGGTGGTCGGGGCGGTGTATGACGACGTGGTGCGTGCAGTCGCGCGGGAGGCGCGCACCAGCAGGAGTGCGCCGGCCGCCAGAAGCAGTACGGCGATCCCGTTCCACGTCCAGTCGTACGGCGCGAGATCCACGCCGTACCGGATCTGGTGGATGCCCAGCCCCTTGTGCTGGAACGTTCCGTCGTAGAGCTGGAACCCGCCCAGCCCCAGACACAGCCCGCCCCACCACGCCCGGGGCACCAGCTTCCCGCGGCGCCGGACGTCCGCGTACAGCACCAGGCCCGCCACCATCGCGAGCCAGCTTCCGGCGTGGAACAGGCCGTCGGAGACCAGGCCGACGTCCGTGGTCGACTTGTCGTAGAAGTGGTGCCAGTGCAGCAGTTGGTGGAACACCGTCTCGTCGATGAACGCGGCGGTGCCGATGCCCGTCAGCACGCCGCTGGCCACCGTCCTCGTACGTTTCATCCGGGCCTCCTCGCCGTACGCCTCATCCGGACCTCCTCGCCGTCGCGGGCCGGGGCCTGGGCCGGGGCCTGGGCCGGGGCCCGACCGGGCGGAGTCGCCGGGGTACCCGGGCCGGAGAGGGCGAAACGCCGTGGGGACGCGACCCGGCCACCCGCCCGGAACCGCCCGGTACCGTTCCGGGACCGGCACCGCTCCCGGGAATGTCATGCGCATCAGCACTGTTCGTGCGTGACATGCAAGACCATCCCGATCGCACCCGCATGCCCCTCGCCGTCTACGTCCTCGGACTCTCCGTCTTCGCCCTCGGCACCAGCGAATTCATGCTGTCGGGCATCCTCCAGCCCCTGGCCCGGGACATGGGGGTGACCATTCCCCAGGCCGGTCTCCTGGTCTCCGCCTTCGCGATCGGCATGGTGGTCGGCGCGCCGGTGCTCGCCGGCGCCACCCTCCAACTGCCCCGCCGCACCACGCTGATAGCCCTGCTCACCGTCTTCGGACTCGGGCAGGTCGCGGGCGCGGTGGCACCGTCGTACGGCGTGCTGTTCGTCTCCCGCGTGGTCAGCGCGCTCGCCTGCGCCGGGTTCTGGGCGGTCGGCGCGGCCGTCGCGGTGTCGCTGGTGCCGGTCACGGCGC
Proteins encoded in this region:
- a CDS encoding DUF2243 domain-containing protein, which translates into the protein MKRTRTVASGVLTGIGTAAFIDETVFHQLLHWHHFYDKSTTDVGLVSDGLFHAGSWLAMVAGLVLYADVRRRGKLVPRAWWGGLCLGLGGFQLYDGTFQHKGLGIHQIRYGVDLAPYDWTWNGIAVLLLAAGALLLVRASRATARTTSSYTAPTTTSRSR
- a CDS encoding cytochrome c oxidase assembly protein, whose product is MTAAALPPAFTAAVTTAAVLGCLAYLAAAARLRARGDAWPYGRDALFCAGGAVLVAGVAEPWGSAPPFTAHMLTHLCVGMVAPLLLVLGRPLTLTLRAAPVPVRRGLVALTRARWAAVPVLPPVAALLDFGGLWLLYRTPLLSVSHHSAWLNAAVHLHILLAGVLFSFGLLALDPVRHRPGMALRAAVLLAAGAAHAVLAKSLYAAGPPGTSFAAADLHLASQVMYYGGDAVELALAAVVACRWYRAEGRALRRARRTDRPTPRGTTAAAATRW